A segment of the Arachis hypogaea cultivar Tifrunner chromosome 5, arahy.Tifrunner.gnm2.J5K5, whole genome shotgun sequence genome:
TAACGTACTCTTTCGTCTTTagtcaaattcttaaattaaaaggttTGACTAACAACTAGTTAAGgaagtaataaaaatattttattaaaaacttattttttttaattctaatacatttttaatatattagaTGTGTTAAAAGGTTTAACAATTACTCTTTTATTCTTAGatagttattaataaattaaataaatgagaTATTCAAGTGATTCAGATCATTTAAGTTTTATGTATAATCCAAAACCATGAAATAATGAATGATAAGTTGATAACAAAGGAAATAAGAGAACATGAGTATATGAATCATAAAATTCCTGAAAAAATAGGTCTACCAAATTTGGTTTCAGGTCCTTAATAAGTTAGGTACATTATTTTAGGATTTTGGAGTGacactatttaaattttttttttattggaggTTATTTAATGTTTCACAATTATTTTTTGACTGATGTGTTTTACttgaaaaaatataattcattaatgatgttttgtaaaaaaaattcaaaaaaatataatttgtgagTGATATTTTCACATTTTGTCAATCTATCAGTGAGATATTTTGTCAGTGGTGTTTGTCAATTTTGTTGCGCCATACAACAGCATAAAATATGTTCTTTGGGCTATTTTTGGGGATTATATCTCCTGCTGGCCCAGTATTTAAAAAACATTCAATCATAAAATATAAACACGATTTGGGGTAGTCAAATTGGGTAGCAATAGGAATTGGTGTATTAGTGTCGGGTTAGGTATTGGTTCGGGTGGTTCTAGGCCCGAACCCcatccaaaaaaatatatatatatatataataattaaactaaattggaaTTGTTGAATTGGTTTAGTGGTTAATTCACTAGTCTGCTTAAGTAAGTGTATTCTAAAATCaacttatattatttatatattttgaaaaatacataatttaaaaaattatatgctTTAACTAAAatacttatatattttattttcttaatagttagaaatctatgaatatttaagtttgattaaaattttatttgtagtTCTTTACTTCTTTTAGTCATTTTAGCAAAAGTGTCATGgattttgatgtaattttaaCTTTTCCTTATCTTCTTCTTCTGGTCTTGAATTGTGAGGTAATAGTACAGTGGTGAGAACTGAGAACAGAGAACAGAGAAGAGAACCTGTGGCTGAACCATGGCGGTGAGTTTCAACCTTGCAACAGCATTCAAAGGCCTTTCTCTGTCGTCGTCTTCCTCTTCCTATGCTTCTGCTTCGCCGCTTCCCTCCTTTGTTTCTCTCCCTCGCACACACATTCAGATTCGGCCTCCTCTCCCTCTCACCATCCAGAACGCCCACAAGAAGGGAGCTGGCAGCACCAAGAACGGCCGTGATTCCCCCGGCCAGCGCCTCGGCGTCAAGATCTACGGTGATCAAGTCGCCAAACCCGGTTCCATCATCGTTCGCCAACGTGGTACCAAGGTACTATTCATTCCAATTTTAATCTCTGTTTTTTTAATATGCACTCTATCTGTTTGTTCTATTGTCTAAGCTCACTGAGGAGTTAATAGTGTTTATTATGTTTCATTTTTTTGCTATGTTTGCTTTCTTCCTTACATAAACATTTGTATTTTATACAGAACCTTTCAAGTTTCAATGGTGTTAAGCAGATGATAAGTGAATAGGTAGTACTATAGCTTGCTTATCACTGCAAAAGCATGCTTCCTTAAACTTTGAAGCttgattatatataaaaatttgaccattaccatgtttttggcatttaGAAATTTACGAGTAATATAAAATGTGTAGCATCCCATAactttgaagaagaaaaaaaaaaagaccataCAGGGTCACCTAAGTATTGATTTTGTTTTGGACAATACTTTTAGTTTCATGCAGGAAAGAATGTGGGGCTTGGCAAAGACTATACCATCTTTTCCTTGATTGATGGAGTTGTGAAATTTGAGAAATTTGGGCCTGACAGGAAAAAGGTTAAGTGAAGCCTTTTACACCTTGATTATGTTACTTAGAAAAATTATAGAGAGTACAAATTGAAGCTTAATTATTATGATTTCTTCTACTTCAGGTGAGTGTTTACCCACGAGAAGTGCAACCTGAGAACCCCAACAGttatagagcaaggaagagggagTATTTCAGGATGAGGCGCGAACGCAGAAAGGCTAGAGAAGCAGGAGCAGTACTTCAACCCCAACTGGTGCTAGCTTCTGTTCCTGATGTTGCCATCACTAATCCAGTGTGCTGATACGTGTAAAATTCCCCCTGTATCTTGATTCCTTTATAGCATTGTATaagttttgttttgaattttgaaacagaaaactaAATATGATTGTATGTGTTATTCTTGACATTTCCTTTTGTTCAATAATTTTCTGTTTGATGATGAGTTCTCACACTTCCCACCTTCACAAGCTAAGCTAGATTGATGTGCATTGATATGCATTATATTTTAATGGTTTGACTGTTTGAGCAAGTTGCAAACTGAATAAACCAACCTTTTTTTTCAATtccaattttttagaataaattattattttttattataaaataaatttaaatgtttACATTTTAATCTCAAAATATTTAAACTGGCTCGATACAGATAAAAATTGAATTAGTTCCATAAAATTACCCAcagattatactttttttttttcattaaaaatacacttttctctctctctttctcctcatACATATCTAGTAGTTTTTTGATTGAGTAGTTGGTGAAACATTATTATATTGTTTAGAAAAATACATATTGATTTATCCTTAAATCAATAAAGACGAAATTAAAGCTGCACCTTTAGCAATCATCTAGAAACATGAGTGGAGAAATATAACAAAACTAAAAGATCAACATATAGGAAGGAAAAATTCTTGGAACCTATACGTAAGACTGTAACAAAATCCTGCATATGACAAAAATTGCTGCGTCAACTGATCCCTTTTCGTACATCTTCAAACGTAGCAGCATTAACTAAACTAATCCCATGAAGAAATTCATGTTttaagaatgaaaaatagaataacAAGTAA
Coding sequences within it:
- the LOC112803089 gene encoding large ribosomal subunit protein bL27c encodes the protein MAVSFNLATAFKGLSLSSSSSSYASASPLPSFVSLPRTHIQIRPPLPLTIQNAHKKGAGSTKNGRDSPGQRLGVKIYGDQVAKPGSIIVRQRGTKFHAGKNVGLGKDYTIFSLIDGVVKFEKFGPDRKKVSVYPREVQPENPNSYRARKREYFRMRRERRKAREAGAVLQPQLVLASVPDVAITNPVC